The following are encoded in a window of Dictyostelium discoideum AX4 chromosome 6 chromosome, whole genome shotgun sequence genomic DNA:
- the rps8 gene encoding 40S ribosomal protein S8, giving the protein MGISRDALHKHRLTGAARKCNYKKRKYELGRQAAKTKICSQGEEKRVRSIRVRGGHQKFRALRLDTGNFSWATEKITRKCRILNVVYNATSNDLVRTNTLVKGSIVQIDATPYKQWYETHYGVVVGKKKSAKKDGEAEQVVKKSASLLAKLASRAKGRVLDSAIESQIGEGRFFARITSRPGQVGKCDGYILEAKELEFYQRRLQKKKSAK; this is encoded by the exons ATGG GTATTTCTCGTGACGCTCTCCACAAACATAGACTTACAG gTGCTGC cCGTAAATGTAACTACAAAAAGAGAAAGTATGAGTTAGGTAGACAAGCTGCCAAAACAAAGATTTGCTCTCAAGGTGAAGAAAAGCGTGTTAGATCAATCAGAGTTCGTGGTGGTCACCAAAAATTCAGAGCCTTAAGACTCGATACTGGTAATTTCTCATGGGCCACCGAAAAGATCACCCGTAAATGTCGTATCCTTAACGTCGTTTACAATGCCACCTCTAACGATTTAGTCCGTACCAATACCCTCGTTAAAGGTTCAATCGTCCAAATTGATGCCACCCCATACAAACAATGGTATGAAACTCACTacggtgttgttgttggtaaaaAGAAATCCGCCAAAAAGGACGGTGAAGCTGAACAAGTTGTCAAGAAATCCGCTTCTCTCCTTGCCAAACTTGCCTCAAGAGCTAAGGGTAGAGTTTTAGATTCAGCCATCGAATCACAAATCGGTGAAGGTCGTTTCTTTGCTCGTATCACCTCAAGACCAGGTCAAGTCGGTAAATGTGATGGTTACATCTTAGAAGCTAAGGAATTAGAATTCTACCAAAGAAGACTCCAAAAGAAGAAATCTGCCAAATAA
- the ndufab1 gene encoding NADH dehydrogenase ubiquinone 1, alpha/beta subcomplex — protein sequence MIRNTFKLVSNIAVRPAFSSTFVRQPIVASSMMVRNYGSISEKEITDRVIGVVSQYDKVSGKTVTPTTTFKELGLDSLDSADILVAVEEEFGIEIPDEEADKITSCAETISYLRKTPTAK from the coding sequence atgatTAGAAATACCTTCAAATTAGTTTCAAATATTGCTGTTCGTCCAGCTTTTTCAAGCACTTTTGTTAGACAACCAATTGTCGCTTCATCAATGATGGTTAGAAACTATGGTTCAATTtcagaaaaagaaatcactGATCGTGTTATTGGTGTTGTCTCACAATACGACAAAGTCAGTGGTAAAACTGTTACACCAACCACCACTTTCAAAGAACTCGGTCTTGACAGTTTAGATTCTGCCGATATTTTAGTTGCCGTCGAAGAAGAGTTTGGTATTGAAATTCCAGATGAAGAAGCCGATAAAATTACTTCATGTGCTGAAACTATCTCATACCTCAGAAAAACACCAACTgccaaataa
- the rfc2 gene encoding replication factor C subunit, with translation MTTTTTTTTNTNTTNLDPLLPWVEKYRPILIKDIVGNEETVSRLESISKDGNLPNIIISGPPGTGKTSSILCLARALLGANYKEAVYELNASDDRTLDVVRDKIKSFAMKKVTLPAGRHKIIILDEVDSMTSGAQQALRRIMEIYSGTTRFAFACNQSTKIIEPIQSRCAVLRFTRLSDSQILTRLREVVQIEKVPYTDDGLAAIIFTAEGDMRQALNNLQATHSGFGLINAENVTKVCDQPHPLIIKQIIALCAKSDFKEAYPFLKKLWDDGYSSIDIISALFSITKSSNNIPEYQKLEFLKEIGFCNLRATTGVNTLVQLTGLLSKLCLVSIKMKN, from the coding sequence AtgacaactacaactacaactacaacaaatacaaatacaacaaattTAGATCCATTATTGCCATGGGTTGAAAAATATAGaccaatattaattaaagatataGTTGGTAATGAAGAAACAGTTAGTAGATTAGAGAGTATATCAAAGGATGGTAATTTaccaaatattataattagtGGACCACCAGGTACAGGTAAAACATCGAGTATATTATGTTTAGCAAGGGCATTGTTGGGGGCAAATTATAAAGAGGCAGTATATGAATTGAATGCATCCGATGATAGAACATTGGATGTTGTTAGAGATAAGATTAAATCATTTGCAATGAAAAAGGTGACATTGCCAGCTGGGAGAcataaaatcattatattGGACGAGGTGGATAGTATGACAAGCGGAGCGCAACAAGCGTTAAGAAGAATTATGGAGATATACAGTGGTACAACCCGTTTTGCATTCGCTTGTAACCAATCCACCAAAATCATTGAACCTATTCAATCAAGATGTGCTGTGCTTCGTTTCACACGTTTATCAGACTCACAAATTTTAACACGTCTTAGAGAAGTTgtacaaattgaaaaagtaCCATATACCGACGACGGTTTGGCTGCTATCATTTTCACAGCAGAGGGTGATATGCGTCAAGCTTTAAATAACTTACAAGCAACTCATTCTGGTTTTGGTTTAATCAATGCTGAAAATGTTACAAAAGTATGTGACCAACCACATCCACTCATCATTAAACAAATCATTGCATTATGTGCTAAATCCGATTTCAAAGAAGCttatccatttttaaaaaaactttggGATGATGGTTATTCCTCAATCGATATCATCTCTGCCCTCTTTAGTATTACaaaatcttcaaataatataccGGAATATCAAAAATTAGAATTCTTAAAAGAAATTGGTTTTTGTAATTTACGTGCTACAACTGGTGTAAATACTTTAGTTCAATTAACTGGTTTACTTTCAAAACTTTGTTtagtttcaattaaaatgaaaaattaa
- the rpl13 gene encoding S60 ribosomal protein L13 produces MPIHNKVLSNDHFRKHWQMRVRTWFNQPARKIRRRNNRIEKAAKVFPRPIATLKPVVRGSTIRYNMKVRAGRGFTLEELKAAGLTAQYARTIGIAVDTRRVNKTQQSLTLNTQRLKNYQSKLVLFPRKVNAPKKGEATKEEVAKAVQTLKPFTVKSAIAVTCEQTPRKPTEAEKKFSAYATLKAADSKAKTVGIRRKAAEIKAAKAAEK; encoded by the exons ATGCCAATTCACAACAAAGTCTTAAGTAACGACCATTTCCGTAAA cACTGGCAAATGCGTGTTAGAACCTGGTTCAACCAACCAGCACGTAAGATCAGAAGAAGAAATAACAGAATCGAAAAAGCTGCTAAAGTATTCCCAAGACCAATTGCCACCTTAAAACCAGTTGTTCGTGGTTCAACCATCAGATACAACATGAAAGTTAGAGCTGGTCGTGGTTTCACCTTAGAGGAATTAAAGGCTGCTGGTTTAACTGCTCAATACGCCAGAACCATCGGTATTGCTGTTGATACTCGTCGTGTAAACAAAACCCAACAATCTTTAACCTTAAATACTCAACGTTTAAAGAACTACCAATCTAAACTCGTTCTTTTCCCACGTAAAGTCAATGCACCAAAGAAGGGTGAAGCCACCAAGGAAGAAGTTGCTAAAGCTGTCCAAACCCTCAAACCATTCACTGTTAAATCCGCCATCGCCGTTACTTGTGAACAAACCCCACGTAAACCAACTGAAGCTGAAAAGAAATTCTCTGCCTATGCCACCCTCAAAGCTGCTGACTCCAAAGCCAAGACTGTTGGTATCAGAAGAAAGGCTGCTGAAATCAAAGCTGCCAAAGCTGCTGAAAAATAA
- a CDS encoding PARP-type zinc finger-containing protein, with amino-acid sequence MSNNTYRIEYASTGRSSCKQAKCKKQIEKGAVRIGAIFPSERFETDGVGTDWFHPNCFFEKQKKARKTTKKVDDIDDLIGFDDLSKSDQKNIKSKVEEQHEFFLSKNSKSKPKSKSKKDTPVSKPKTSSWVVNENGDITNSDDEEDTQFILKDKKKSNNNNKNNNNNKNNKFDDDDLFNNNNNNDNDQDDEIMKPIKKPTSTTTTTTTTKKTNNNNNNNNNNSTLVKSKPLKSILIPNWLTSLEKIIKDEQQQLYDEIIGDKRNSKCLPSESNQIFTSLNSVGSPKNCNVVIVGSSPDTKRTTSSGFSYCDNSSERWKLQSIKTSHRNLIRLALLDLGYITKEETIDSIQEVLREIDLPSDSPKDWFKSTSKQGVLWLNSVSLTSIEGDDDYQSDNFKKHEKYWKPVIEEIIRSIFNSKIEDDSPSGVVFVLLGKQSTHFKQTVQLIHSEYMGAIPIEFIEAASPVLETFLSSNCFKKINNSLEKLSLSPIDWWKPKEDDDEEEDEEEEEEVDEEQEKQQQQNVEIKNKQKNQNNNNNNNNNNNNSDDNDEKVEEKLKSDNNRTIKLPPGEQFINNNNNNNNNNNNNNGGGGGDDDDESPPNDKDIRNSDDNNNNNNNNDDGNVPPQCNLIQENGTKIQLKLGQEFTLGRTILDIRDKLVSRNQAIVTMLKDISTGSYFVELIPKGQNPVHLVLGDNDFQPLSQESKYKLFNGETFLLCSQKYPFTIEISGGSKKVNNTNNKQPAISFSPKSKTTSNLSSPSQSSQSSSNSSNKRPLNDDDFEGEGNKNHSSPAKKKIATTPSKNNSEKPKPKPKPKQKKKDDFIDEDDYQEEDEDSDDDYVPSQNDDDDDDEYGSDFKPFIKSRSQDKPKCKYGSSCYRTNPDHLREFSHPNKK; translated from the exons atgtCAAATAATACTTATAGAATTGAGTATGCCTCAACTGGTAGATCATCATGTAAACAGGCTAAAtgtaaaaaacaaatagaaAAAGGAGCTGTTAGAATTGGTGCAATTTTCCCATCTGAAAGATTTGAAACTGATGGTGTTGGTACAGATTGGTTTCATCCAAATTGTTTCTTTGag aaacaaaaaaaagcaaGAAAAACAACCAAAAAAGTTGACgatattgatgatttaattggatttgatgatttatcaaaaagTGACCAAAAGAATATAAAGAGTAAAGTTGAAGAACAACATGAGTTTTTCCTCTCAAAGAATTctaaatcaaaaccaaaatcgAAATCTAAAAAAGATACACCAGTTAGCAAACCAAAAACATCATCATGGGTCgtaaatgaaaatggtgataTAACAAATAGTGACGATGAAGAAGATAcacaatttatattaaaggataaaaagaaatcaaataataataataaaaacaataacaataataaaaataataaatttgatgatgatgatttatttaataataataataataatgataatgaccaagatgatgaaattatgaaaccaattaaaaaaccaacaagtactacaactacaactacaaccactaaaaaaacaaataataataataataataataataataattcaacttTAGTAAAGAGTAAaccattaaaatcaatattaataccAAATTGGTTAACAAGTTTAgagaaaattattaaagatgaacaacaacaattatatgatgaaattattggagataaaagaaattcaaaatgtTTACCATCAGAGAGTAATCAAATTTTCACAAGTTTAAATTCAGTTGGGTCACCAAAGAATTGTaatgttgtgattgttggtAGTTCACCAGATACCAAGAGAACGACATCAAGTGGTTTTTCATATTGTGATAATAGTTCAGAGAGATGGAAATTACAATCGATTAAAACATCTCATAGAAATTTAATTAGATTAGCATTATTGGATTTAGGGTATATTACTAAAGAGGAAACCATCGATTCAATTCAAGAGGTGTTGAGAGAGATTGATCTTCCATCTGACTCACCAAAAGATTGGTTCAAATCAACTTCAAAACAAGGTGTGCTTTGGTTAAATTCAGTCTCTTTGACATCGATTGAgggtgatgatgattatcAGAGTGATAACTTCAAAAAACATGAAAAATATTGGAAACCAGTCATAGAGGAAATCATTAGATCTATCTTTAATTCAAAGATTGAGGATGATTCACCATCTGGTGTTGTCTTTGTGTTACTTGGTAAACAAAGTACTCATTTCAAACAAACcgttcaattaattcattcaGAATATATGGGTGCTATTCCAATTGAATTCATTGAAGCTGCTTCACCAGTTTTAGAAACTTTCCTTAgttcaaattgttttaaaaaaattaataattctttagagaaattatcattatctccAATTGATTGGTGGAAACcaaaagaagatgatgatgaagaagaagatgaagaggaagaagaagaggtaGATGAGGAacaagaaaaacaacaacaacaaaatgtagaaataaaaaataaacaaaaaaatcaaaacaataataataataataataataataataataatagtgatgataatgatgaaaaagttgaagagaaattaaaaagtgaTAACAATCGTACTATTAAATTACCACCAGGTGagcaatttataaataataataataataataataataataataataataataatggtggtggtggtggtgatgatgatgatgaatcacCACCAAATGATAAAGATATTCGAAAtagtgatgataataataataataataataataatgatgatggaaATGTTCCACCACAATGTAATTTAATTCAAGAGAATGGAACaaagattcaattgaaattaggTCAAGAATTTACATTGGGTAGAACGATTTTAGATATTAGGGATAAATTAGTTAGTAGAAATCAAGCAATCGTAACAATGttaaaagatatttcaaCTGGTTCATATTTTGTTGAATTGATACCAAAGGGTCAAAATCCTGTTCATTTAGTATTGGGTGATAATGATTTCCAACCATTATCTCAAGAATCAAAATATAAACTTTTCAATGGTGAAACCTTTTTATTATGTTCTCAAAAATATCCATTCACTATTGAAATATCAGGTGGTagtaaaaaagttaataatactaataataaacaaccaGCAATTTCATTCTCACCAAAGAGTAAAACAacttcaaatttatcatcaccatcacaatcatcacaatcatcatcaaatagttcaaataaaagaccattaaatgatgatgattttgaagGTGAAGGTAATAAAAATCATTCTTCACCTgctaaaaaaaagattgcaACAACAccaagtaaaaataattcagagaaaccaaaaccaaaaccaaaaccaaagcAAAAGAAAAAGGATGATTTTATCGACGAAGATGATTATCAAGAAGAGGATGAAGAttctgatgatgattatgtACCTTCtcaaaatgatgatgacgatgatgatgaatatgGTTCAGATTTTAAaccatttattaaatcaagaaGTCAAGATAAACCAAAATGTAAATATGGTTCATCTTGTTACAGAACTAATCCTGATCATTTAAGAGAGTTTAGTcatccaaataaaaaataa